The Phragmites australis chromosome 15, lpPhrAust1.1, whole genome shotgun sequence genome window below encodes:
- the LOC133892833 gene encoding trehalose 6-phosphate phosphatase RA3-like: protein MTKHAAFAAEDAITALAAPAPAGRHFSSFPPPKGARDCKKHGAVHMDLAAAGVVRNGSWIESMKSSSPRRAADAEHGDWIEKHPSALMWLESAVAAAKGKQIVMFLDYDGTLSPIVEDPDRAVMSEEMRDAVRGVAELFPTAIVSGRCRDKVFNFVKLNDLYYAGSHGMDIKGPATQSNSKHVEANAEAVRYQAGSEYLPVIEEVYRTLRAKMESIPGAKVEHNKYCLSVHFRCVQEEEWNAVGEEVRSVLKEYPKLELTHGRMVLEIRPSIKWDKGKALEYLLKSLGYAGRNDVFPIYIGDDRTDEDAFKVLRNMGQGIGILVSKFPKETAASYSLREPAEVKEFLRKLVKSKCDTPKI from the exons ATGACGAAGCACGCCGCCTTCGCCGCCGAGGACGCGATCACGGCCCttgcggcgccggcgccggcggggcGGCATTTCTCATCGTTCCCGCCGCCGAAGGGTGCCCGCGACTGCAAGAAGCACGGCGCCGTGCACAtggacctcgccgccgccggggtcGTCAGGAACGGCTCCTGGATCGAGTCCATGAAGTCCTcctcgccgcgccgcgccgctgaCGCGGAGCATGGCGACTGGATA GAGAAGCACCCGTCGGCATTGATGTGGTTGGAGTCGGCGGTCGCCGCGGCCAAGGGGAAGCAGATCGTGATGTTCCTGGACTACGACGGCACCCTGTCGCCGATCGTCGAGGACCCCGACCGCGCCGTCAtgtccgaggag ATGCGAGATGCGGTGAGAGGCGTTGCCGAACTCTTCCCCACCGCGATTGTGAGCGGAAGATGCAGAGACAAG GTGTTCAACTTTGTGAAACTGAACGACCTGTACTACGCCGGAAGCCACGGCATGGACATCAAAGGCCCCGCCACGCAGTCCAATTCCAAGCACGTCGAGGCAAAT GCCGAAGCAGTTCGTTACCAAGCGGGGAGTGAGTACCTGCCGGTCATCGAGGAG GTGTACCGCACGCTGAGGGCCAAGATGGAGTCGATCCCCGGCGCCAAGGTGGAGCACAACAAGTACTGCCTCTCCGTCCATTTCCGCTGCGTCCAGGAGGAG GAATGGAATGCCGTGGGCGAGGAAGTAAGGTCAGTGCTGAAGGAGTACCCGAAACTCGAGCTCACTCATGGCAGAATG GTCCTGGAGATTCGTCCGTCCATCAAGTGGGACAAGGGCAAGGCCCTCGAGTACCTGCTCAAGTCTCTTG GCTACGCGGGGCGTAATGACGTCTTCCCGATATACATTGGAGATGATCGCACTGACGAGGACGCCTTCAAG GTGCTGCGTAACATGGGGCAGGGAATCGGAATCCTGGTCTCGAAGTTTCCAAAGGAGACGGCTGCATCCTACTCACTTCGTGAGCCTGCCGAG GTCAAGGAGTTCCTTCGCAAGCTGGTGAAGTCCAAGTGCGACACGCCAAAGATCTAG